A genome region from Bacteroidota bacterium includes the following:
- a CDS encoding PQQ-binding-like beta-propeller repeat protein: MKNKFLFTVACFAAISLTFAQVAHPWQMFHHDAQHAGYANVTGPQTATLKWSYNLGAVGMEGGNSVAVSRTGTIYVAGPNKITALDRNGNFKWSKPYQNAQGPCISNSGTRIYIVSNRNIVSLDTMGNQVWSYMAGDTMIFGGTLSANDSVFYVGCWDKYIYAINTWNGTLKWRYLTFGSVSYPPTIATDGSIVVGGGDAHRASDSTVYALNPNGTLKWRYFTNAISGAHCGSPAIGPDGMIYEPAQPTLYVFDNNGGLSWSDGSFASEISGIISPAISPDTTIYIGSNQGKVFAINGTTHATKWTYQTGPDPMQTNFYGVISFPVVDRWGTVYVGAVDHKIYALDKNGNLKWSYTTGGRISEASPAFDSDGTLYITSADGYLYAFFDTLTLGINSPEQIENSITVFPNPNNGVFTVSATKISSNEKIEIYNSLGEIIQSENITLENTSIDISGEAAGIYFYRVISNGVMIATGKLITE; this comes from the coding sequence ATGAAAAACAAATTTCTCTTTACCGTCGCATGCTTCGCGGCTATTTCTCTCACGTTCGCTCAGGTCGCGCATCCCTGGCAAATGTTTCATCACGACGCGCAACACGCGGGTTACGCAAATGTAACCGGCCCGCAAACCGCCACGCTCAAATGGTCATACAACCTTGGTGCAGTAGGAATGGAAGGCGGAAACAGTGTTGCTGTTTCCCGCACCGGAACTATTTATGTTGCCGGTCCCAACAAGATCACTGCGCTTGACCGCAATGGAAATTTCAAATGGTCGAAACCTTATCAGAACGCACAGGGCCCTTGCATTTCAAATTCCGGAACAAGAATTTATATTGTCTCGAACAGGAATATTGTTTCGCTCGATACAATGGGAAACCAGGTGTGGTCCTATATGGCGGGCGACACGATGATCTTTGGCGGAACGCTTTCTGCCAATGACAGTGTATTCTATGTTGGGTGCTGGGATAAATATATTTATGCGATCAATACCTGGAACGGAACGCTGAAATGGAGATATCTTACTTTCGGATCTGTTTCTTATCCTCCCACAATTGCAACAGACGGAAGTATTGTTGTAGGCGGTGGTGATGCGCATCGTGCGAGCGACTCTACAGTTTATGCATTGAATCCGAATGGAACTTTAAAGTGGAGATATTTCACCAATGCAATAAGCGGTGCGCATTGTGGTTCTCCTGCTATTGGCCCCGATGGAATGATCTACGAACCGGCGCAACCTACGCTGTATGTTTTCGACAATAACGGAGGATTGAGTTGGTCAGACGGAAGTTTTGCTTCGGAGATCTCCGGAATTATTTCTCCGGCAATTTCTCCCGACACTACAATTTACATCGGGTCGAACCAGGGAAAAGTTTTTGCAATCAACGGAACTACACATGCGACAAAGTGGACGTATCAAACCGGACCCGATCCCATGCAGACAAATTTTTATGGTGTGATCTCGTTTCCTGTTGTGGATCGGTGGGGAACTGTTTACGTGGGTGCGGTCGATCATAAAATTTATGCGCTCGACAAGAATGGGAATCTGAAATGGTCGTACACTACAGGCGGAAGAATTTCGGAAGCATCGCCTGCGTTCGACAGTGATGGTACATTGTACATCACTTCTGCGGATGGTTATCTCTACGCATTTTTCGATACGCTTACACTCGGAATAAATTCACCGGAGCAAATTGAAAATTCCATCACCGTATTTCCGAATCCGAATAATGGAGTCTTCACGGTGAGCGCAACGAAAATTTCTTCGAATGAAAAGATCGAGATCTATAATTCGCTCGGAGAAATCATTCAGTCGGAAAATATTACTTTGGAAAATACTTCCATCGATATAAGCGGCGAGGCGGCCGGAATTTATTTTTACCGCGTTATTTCCAACGGGGTGATGATCGCAACAGGAAAACTTATTACAGAGTAG
- a CDS encoding ribose-phosphate pyrophosphokinase: MADNIKIFSGSASRNFAEKAAAAYDKQLGKLSLQRFSDGEFQISFEETVRGATVFLVQSTNPPTDNLFELLLMADAAKRASANEIIAVMPYFGWARQDRKDQPRVAIGAKLVADMLQIAGVNRVMTMDLHADQIQGFFNMPVDHLYASTLFIPYIQKLNLTNIAMAAPDMGGSKRANAYAKHMKCDIVICYKQRSKANVVDSITAIGEMEGKDIILIDDLVDTGGTLCKAADMMLERGAKSVRAMCTHAVLSGKAYENIEKSRISELIVTDTIPLKQESKKIKVLSVAGMFADVFRRVITHESISSHFIM, encoded by the coding sequence ATGGCAGATAACATTAAAATATTCTCCGGTTCGGCTTCGCGTAATTTCGCGGAGAAAGCTGCGGCTGCTTATGATAAACAGCTGGGAAAACTTTCCCTGCAGCGTTTTTCCGATGGAGAATTCCAGATTTCATTCGAAGAAACAGTTCGTGGTGCTACGGTTTTCCTCGTGCAATCGACAAATCCGCCGACTGATAATTTATTTGAATTACTGCTTATGGCTGATGCTGCAAAGCGCGCTTCTGCCAATGAGATCATCGCTGTGATGCCGTATTTCGGGTGGGCGCGCCAAGACAGGAAAGATCAGCCGCGTGTTGCTATCGGTGCAAAATTAGTGGCCGATATGTTGCAGATTGCCGGCGTGAATCGCGTAATGACGATGGATCTTCACGCCGACCAGATTCAGGGATTTTTCAATATGCCGGTCGATCATCTTTACGCTTCCACGCTTTTCATTCCATACATCCAGAAACTGAATCTTACCAACATTGCGATGGCCGCGCCTGATATGGGCGGAAGCAAACGTGCGAATGCGTATGCGAAACATATGAAATGTGATATCGTGATCTGTTACAAGCAGCGGTCGAAAGCGAATGTAGTGGACAGCATTACCGCCATTGGAGAAATGGAAGGAAAAGATATTATTCTCATTGATGATCTCGTGGATACCGGAGGAACACTATGCAAAGCAGCCGACATGATGCTCGAGCGCGGCGCGAAGAGTGTGCGCGCTATGTGTACGCACGCGGTGTTGTCGGGCAAAGCTTACGAGAACATTGAAAAATCAAGAATTTCAGAATTAATCGTCACCGATACTATTCCGCTGAAACAGGAAAGTAAAAAAATAAAAGTGCTTTCTGTTGCCGGAATGTTTGCCGATGTTTTTCGCCGCGTTATTACGCACGAATCGATCAGTTCACATTTTATCATGTAA
- a CDS encoding 50S ribosomal protein L25/general stress protein Ctc, translating into MKSVAMSGSLRANVGKKDAKALRNKGMVPCVLYGGEKQVMFAVDERAFKHLVYTPDAATVDLDIDGQAHKAILKDLQMHPVTDSIIHADFLEILGGKNVTMNIPVKFEGNAVGVRDGGRLLRKMRKLTISGPLEKMPQAITIQVADMKIGDTVRVSDMKIDGLTFIDKQNTTIVAVRVTRNVVEEEVKPAVAATTAAPAAGAAATPAAGAAAAPAAGAEAKKPAGDSKKK; encoded by the coding sequence ATGAAATCAGTAGCTATGAGCGGTTCGCTTCGTGCGAACGTAGGGAAAAAAGATGCAAAAGCGCTGCGGAATAAAGGAATGGTTCCTTGTGTGCTTTACGGTGGAGAAAAACAGGTGATGTTTGCCGTTGATGAACGCGCATTCAAACATCTCGTTTACACTCCTGACGCCGCAACTGTTGATCTCGACATCGACGGACAAGCACACAAAGCAATTCTGAAAGACCTGCAGATGCATCCCGTTACTGACAGTATTATCCACGCTGACTTCCTGGAAATTCTCGGTGGCAAAAATGTCACGATGAATATTCCGGTGAAGTTCGAAGGAAACGCTGTCGGAGTGCGCGATGGAGGAAGACTTCTCCGCAAAATGCGCAAACTCACCATTAGTGGCCCTCTTGAAAAAATGCCGCAAGCGATCACCATCCAGGTTGCCGATATGAAGATCGGCGATACGGTGCGCGTGAGCGACATGAAAATAGACGGACTCACTTTTATCGACAAACAAAACACAACGATCGTTGCGGTGCGTGTAACGCGTAACGTGGTCGAAGAAGAAGTGAAACCTGCAGTTGCTGCAACAACAGCAGCGCCGGCAGCAGGAGCCGCAGCAACACCGGCAGCGGGAGCCGCAGCGGCACCGGCAGCAGGAGCAGAAGCGAAGAAACCGGCCGGAGACTCGAAGAAAAAATAG
- a CDS encoding T9SS type A sorting domain-containing protein has translation MKYFFTGILLALTITSSAQLQSGIYARQHLASASKQGYNQGGCYSWELGFASNLFPYVTGMDLYLKIDSIPAPPNTVQIWCMPNYNMVYVNTGDSLIIPAGTNDIYFYYNATTTVYLSLEAVGTPLISGESYFCYHSVEVAVFADGCSSIYNAFAGGGGPLDNNKGCTVDGPLSIHQNSAPDVHAVYPNPNNGIFYLDGSGQITIYDLQGKAIISFAKNDDCEIDLSSLSSGIYCLRFINEKEMMNTILEIHH, from the coding sequence ATGAAATATTTTTTTACCGGCATCCTGCTTGCATTAACTATCACTTCAAGTGCACAGTTGCAAAGTGGGATTTATGCAAGGCAACATCTCGCTTCGGCAAGCAAGCAGGGATACAACCAGGGTGGATGTTATTCCTGGGAATTAGGATTTGCCTCCAATCTTTTTCCGTACGTAACGGGAATGGATCTCTATCTGAAGATCGACAGTATTCCCGCGCCACCGAACACCGTTCAGATCTGGTGCATGCCAAATTATAATATGGTTTATGTAAATACCGGAGATTCACTGATCATTCCTGCCGGGACAAATGATATTTATTTTTATTACAACGCAACTACTACGGTTTATCTTTCACTCGAAGCGGTGGGCACCCCATTGATCTCCGGGGAATCTTATTTCTGCTATCATTCTGTGGAAGTAGCTGTTTTTGCAGATGGATGCAGTTCTATCTATAACGCATTTGCAGGCGGCGGAGGCCCGCTTGACAATAACAAAGGATGTACGGTTGATGGCCCGCTTTCCATTCATCAGAATTCTGCGCCAGATGTTCATGCGGTTTACCCGAATCCAAACAATGGGATTTTTTATCTTGATGGAAGCGGTCAGATCACCATTTACGATCTGCAGGGAAAAGCAATTATATCATTCGCCAAAAATGATGATTGCGAAATAGATCTTTCTTCGCTCTCAAGCGGAATTTATTGTCTTCGGTTTATCAATGAAAAAGAAATGATGAATACGATCCTGGAAATTCATCATTGA
- a CDS encoding aminoacyl-tRNA hydrolase — protein sequence MKYLIIGLGNIGDEYYGTRHNIGFSILDHFAEKEKLKFTYERHAFVASYKFKGRNFILIKPTTFMNLSGKAVHYWMQAEKISLENILVITDDIALPFGTIRIKQKGGAGGHNGLTHIEETLLSGEYARLRFGVGNEFPKGRQVEYVLGKWSDEQKKLLDERLDKCCEAIKAFGTIGIGLTMTNFNGK from the coding sequence ATGAAATATTTAATAATTGGCCTGGGAAACATTGGTGACGAATACTACGGTACGCGTCACAACATCGGATTTTCAATCCTCGACCATTTTGCGGAAAAAGAGAAACTGAAATTTACGTACGAGCGCCATGCTTTCGTTGCATCCTATAAATTCAAAGGAAGAAATTTCATTCTCATTAAGCCCACCACGTTCATGAACCTGAGCGGGAAAGCTGTTCACTATTGGATGCAGGCAGAAAAAATTTCATTGGAAAATATTCTCGTTATCACCGACGATATTGCACTTCCGTTCGGAACCATCCGCATCAAACAAAAAGGCGGCGCCGGCGGACACAATGGTTTGACCCATATTGAAGAAACACTTCTGTCAGGAGAATATGCGCGCTTACGTTTTGGCGTTGGCAATGAATTTCCCAAAGGAAGACAAGTGGAGTATGTTTTGGGAAAATGGAGCGATGAGCAGAAAAAATTACTGGACGAACGTTTGGATAAATGTTGCGAGGCGATCAAAGCTTTCGGAACGATAGGAATTGGATTGACGATGACGAATTTCAACGGGAAATAA
- a CDS encoding GAF domain-containing protein: protein MSESLLITGNTREEKYNSLLPQLVALTEGENDLIANVSNVMGALKETFGFLWVGIYFVKEDQLVLGPFQGPVACTRIHKGRGVCGSAWEKKQTIIVEDVEKFPGHIACSSASRSEIVVPVFEKNKNVIAVLDVDSEQLNDFNNTDQRFLEQVAGLLSDFHRRAHA from the coding sequence TTGTCTGAATCCCTTCTGATAACCGGAAATACCCGCGAAGAAAAATACAATTCTCTCCTGCCGCAACTTGTTGCATTGACCGAAGGAGAAAATGATCTCATCGCCAATGTGTCGAATGTAATGGGGGCGCTCAAAGAAACTTTCGGATTTTTATGGGTGGGAATTTATTTTGTGAAAGAAGATCAACTCGTGCTCGGGCCTTTCCAGGGGCCTGTCGCATGCACGCGAATACACAAGGGCAGGGGCGTGTGCGGGAGCGCGTGGGAAAAAAAACAAACGATCATTGTGGAAGACGTGGAAAAATTTCCCGGGCATATTGCCTGCAGTTCCGCTTCGAGATCGGAAATCGTGGTTCCCGTATTCGAAAAAAATAAAAATGTGATCGCCGTGCTTGATGTGGACAGCGAACAATTAAATGATTTTAACAACACTGATCAGCGATTTCTCGAGCAGGTGGCAGGATTGTTGAGCGATTTTCACCGCCGTGCACATGCGTAA
- a CDS encoding Ig-like domain-containing protein, translated as MRNSNWIFLLLFLASCAQILSPGGGPKDTKPPLVVKYMPDSAATNVTGKRIVIRFNEYVQVSDLANQLIVSPPLKTQPEVTIRKKDIVIDIHDTLYSNTTYSICFGNSIKDITENNVLDNFRYVFSTGPVIDSLHVKGRIVNALTLEGEKNVLVMLYNSSDDSAPYKRRPYYFTKTNADGTFLVTNVKAGSYRIFALDEKNSDYLYDVSDERIAFMNEQLNVTGNADTILMKMFLESPPAQKRLKLDHTDNGHITLIYAQPISDPKVETDLTAEERKGYFEEHSPSGDTIDIWLNKTNRDSMIIHVKNGETKVDDAVVHFQKKNANKNSGSRGGGTAQATRLSLNIISGQSFDPAKKIIISSSVPVKSLNEKSIIVMHGKDTLHTEIVLSANKHHIEIQNSFLPDSSYSIFIQPGAVTDWFDHKNDTVKTNFKIQSEDYYSALHVKFSGAPSGKIVLQLLNEKNSVVREKILSSSDTVSFSHLNPGQYHLRMIKDENGNGKWDTGNYREKMQPEKVIYYAPAMKIRSGWDLDVDWKF; from the coding sequence ATGCGTAATTCAAACTGGATCTTCCTTTTACTTTTTCTCGCTTCCTGCGCGCAGATCCTTTCGCCGGGCGGAGGGCCGAAGGATACGAAACCTCCGCTGGTGGTGAAATACATGCCCGACAGCGCCGCTACAAATGTGACGGGCAAACGCATCGTCATCCGCTTCAATGAATATGTTCAGGTTTCTGATCTCGCCAACCAGCTCATCGTTTCCCCTCCTTTGAAAACGCAACCCGAAGTGACGATCCGGAAGAAGGATATCGTGATCGATATACACGATACGTTGTATTCCAACACAACCTATTCGATCTGTTTCGGAAATTCCATAAAAGACATCACGGAGAATAATGTGCTGGATAATTTCCGCTACGTTTTTTCCACCGGCCCGGTCATCGATTCACTTCATGTGAAAGGAAGGATCGTGAATGCACTCACACTTGAAGGCGAGAAGAACGTACTCGTGATGCTTTATAATTCGAGTGATGATTCGGCGCCTTACAAACGGAGGCCGTATTATTTTACAAAGACCAATGCCGACGGAACTTTTCTCGTTACCAATGTGAAAGCGGGGAGTTACCGCATCTTCGCGCTCGATGAAAAAAATTCCGATTACCTCTATGATGTAAGCGACGAAAGGATCGCGTTCATGAATGAACAATTGAATGTAACAGGAAACGCTGACACCATCCTGATGAAAATGTTTCTCGAATCGCCGCCCGCACAGAAAAGACTGAAACTCGATCACACCGACAACGGACACATCACACTCATCTACGCGCAGCCCATAAGCGATCCGAAAGTTGAAACGGATCTCACTGCAGAGGAAAGAAAAGGATATTTTGAAGAGCATTCTCCTTCGGGCGATACGATCGACATCTGGCTGAATAAAACGAACCGCGACTCCATGATCATTCATGTAAAAAACGGAGAAACAAAAGTTGATGATGCCGTAGTACATTTTCAGAAGAAAAACGCAAACAAAAATTCCGGATCAAGAGGAGGAGGCACTGCACAGGCCACACGTCTTTCGCTCAATATTATTTCCGGACAGTCATTCGATCCCGCGAAAAAAATAATCATCTCTTCCTCTGTTCCTGTAAAAAGCCTGAACGAAAAATCCATCATCGTCATGCACGGGAAAGACACGCTTCATACCGAAATTGTTTTATCAGCGAACAAACATCACATTGAAATTCAGAATTCATTTTTACCCGACAGTTCCTATTCTATTTTCATTCAGCCCGGCGCGGTCACCGACTGGTTCGATCATAAGAACGACACGGTGAAAACAAATTTTAAAATTCAGTCGGAAGATTATTATTCGGCGTTGCACGTAAAATTCAGCGGCGCGCCTTCAGGGAAAATTGTTCTGCAATTATTGAATGAAAAGAATTCGGTGGTCCGCGAAAAAATACTGAGTAGCAGCGACACGGTTTCTTTTTCGCATCTCAACCCGGGGCAATATCATTTGCGCATGATAAAAGATGAGAACGGAAATGGAAAATGGGATACGGGAAATTACCGGGAAAAGATGCAGCCGGAAAAAGTGATTTACTATGCGCCGGCAATGAAAATAAGATCGGGATGGGACCTGGATGTGGACTGGAAATTCTAG
- a CDS encoding nitrilase family protein: MKDITVTTIQSMLHWEDQQANFIMFERLMEKIGEKTDLIILPEMFTTGFSMSPEKLAEPVDGKTLAWMRTQAAKYNAVVTGSFIAEENARPPARAARPDEPFGRGTDGDDPVGQGKYYNLLLWVRPDGSLEKYAKRHLFRMAGEDKHYEAGKNKLIVELNGWKICPMICYDLRFPVWSRNRWTKNGRDVVADYDALIYVANWPEMRAQAWKTLLMARAMENQCYVIGVNRIGNDGHFIFHSGDTAIIDFKGAYMKYSVVNKEEVTSVKLSAQLLNEFRKSFPLGLDTDEFNIL; the protein is encoded by the coding sequence ATGAAAGATATTACCGTCACCACGATTCAATCGATGCTCCACTGGGAAGACCAGCAGGCCAACTTTATTATGTTTGAACGGCTGATGGAAAAGATCGGAGAGAAGACCGATCTCATTATTCTCCCGGAAATGTTCACGACTGGATTTTCCATGTCGCCGGAAAAACTGGCCGAACCTGTTGATGGAAAAACACTCGCGTGGATGCGTACGCAGGCGGCGAAGTACAACGCAGTGGTTACCGGAAGTTTCATTGCGGAAGAGAATGCCCGCCCGCCCGCCCGTGCCGCCCGCCCGGACGAGCCATTCGGACGGGGTACGGACGGGGATGACCCGGTCGGACAGGGAAAATATTACAACCTGCTTTTGTGGGTACGGCCCGACGGAAGTCTTGAAAAATATGCGAAACGTCATTTGTTCAGAATGGCAGGAGAAGACAAACATTACGAAGCAGGAAAAAATAAACTGATCGTAGAACTCAACGGTTGGAAAATTTGTCCGATGATCTGTTACGATCTGCGTTTCCCGGTGTGGAGCAGGAATCGCTGGACAAAAAACGGAAGAGACGTTGTTGCAGATTATGATGCGCTTATTTATGTTGCCAACTGGCCGGAAATGCGCGCGCAGGCATGGAAGACTTTACTCATGGCGCGCGCAATGGAAAATCAATGTTATGTTATCGGCGTGAACCGGATCGGCAACGATGGACATTTTATTTTTCACTCGGGCGATACCGCGATCATTGATTTCAAAGGAGCATACATGAAATATTCGGTGGTGAATAAAGAAGAGGTTACTTCAGTAAAACTTTCTGCGCAATTGCTGAATGAATTCCGGAAAAGTTTTCCTCTGGGATTGGATACTGATGAATTCAATATTCTTTAA
- a CDS encoding adenosylcobalamin-dependent ribonucleoside-diphosphate reductase, which produces MNISPNALTVLQSRYLLRDNAGMLCEDPVQLFRRVSNAMARSEKKFGGDEKKVADEFYELMSSLRFLPNSPTLMNAGTPKQQLSACFVLPVEDSLNGIFDTLKHAALIHQSGGGTGFNFSKIRPKNDFLPDSGGTASGPLSFMELFDASTERIKQGGKRRGANMGILNCDHPDIEEFISFKKDPLALRNFNISVGAGDAFLRAVEKNESWNLVHPGSGAVTKTIFAKELWNKIIDNAWATGDPGMIFIDAIERANPTPKQGAINCTNPCGEVPLLPYEACNLGSVNLSLFVMRKNNSAAIDYDTLEKTIFSAVRFLDNVVEENNYILPEIESTVKRNRKIGLGVMGWAEMLIKLGIPYASEEAVSLGNSLMKFINEISERASELLAKERGNFPGWAGSIFSSRTPVRNATRTAIAPTGTIGVIANTSPSIEPLFALAFRREHVLGGKTLLEINETGKKLLESKGLYSNTTMNTILAEGSIEHTALPGEIKSLLQTSHAIAPEWHLRHQAAFQQYTDNAVSKTINLPNNATRGDISEIYMRAWKMRLKGITVFRDGCKPQVMNAGTSCEVCVS; this is translated from the coding sequence ATGAATATCTCACCCAATGCACTGACTGTTTTGCAAAGCCGTTACCTGTTGCGGGATAATGCAGGAATGCTTTGCGAAGATCCCGTTCAGTTATTCCGTCGTGTTTCGAATGCTATGGCGCGATCGGAAAAAAAATTTGGTGGCGATGAAAAAAAAGTTGCGGACGAATTTTATGAGTTGATGAGTTCACTGCGTTTTCTTCCGAATTCTCCTACGCTGATGAATGCAGGAACACCAAAGCAGCAACTGAGCGCATGTTTCGTTTTGCCGGTGGAAGATTCGCTCAATGGAATTTTCGATACGCTGAAACATGCCGCGCTCATTCACCAGAGCGGAGGCGGAACAGGATTTAATTTTTCGAAGATCCGGCCGAAGAATGATTTTCTCCCCGATTCGGGAGGAACTGCTTCCGGACCTTTATCATTCATGGAATTATTCGACGCCTCGACCGAGCGCATCAAGCAGGGAGGAAAACGCCGTGGCGCAAACATGGGAATTCTCAATTGCGATCATCCGGACATTGAGGAATTTATTTCATTCAAGAAAGATCCGCTGGCGTTGCGCAATTTCAATATTTCTGTTGGGGCGGGCGATGCATTTCTTCGTGCGGTAGAAAAAAATGAATCGTGGAATCTTGTTCATCCCGGGAGCGGCGCTGTGACGAAAACTATTTTTGCAAAAGAATTATGGAATAAAATAATTGACAATGCATGGGCCACCGGCGATCCGGGAATGATTTTCATAGATGCTATTGAACGTGCAAATCCGACTCCAAAGCAGGGCGCTATCAATTGTACAAATCCATGCGGAGAAGTTCCTCTGCTTCCTTACGAAGCGTGTAATCTCGGCTCTGTCAATCTTTCCCTTTTTGTAATGCGGAAAAATAATTCTGCGGCCATCGATTATGATACACTGGAGAAAACGATTTTTTCTGCCGTGCGATTTCTCGACAATGTGGTGGAAGAGAATAATTACATTCTTCCTGAAATTGAATCAACCGTAAAACGCAACCGCAAGATCGGCCTGGGTGTAATGGGCTGGGCAGAAATGCTGATCAAGCTCGGAATTCCTTACGCAAGTGAAGAAGCGGTTTCACTCGGGAATTCGTTAATGAAATTCATCAATGAAATTTCGGAAAGGGCATCTGAACTTCTTGCAAAAGAGCGCGGAAATTTTCCGGGATGGGCCGGAAGTATTTTTTCCTCGCGTACACCTGTGCGCAACGCAACGCGTACCGCGATCGCGCCTACGGGAACGATAGGTGTTATCGCGAACACTTCTCCATCTATCGAACCGCTTTTTGCACTTGCCTTCCGGAGGGAACATGTGCTGGGCGGGAAAACGCTGTTGGAAATAAATGAAACGGGAAAAAAATTACTTGAATCAAAAGGGTTGTATTCCAATACAACCATGAACACGATCCTGGCCGAAGGAAGTATTGAACATACTGCTCTTCCCGGCGAAATAAAATCATTGCTTCAAACTTCGCACGCGATCGCGCCCGAATGGCATTTGCGCCACCAGGCCGCCTTCCAGCAGTACACGGATAATGCTGTTTCGAAAACGATCAATCTCCCGAATAACGCAACACGCGGGGACATTTCAGAAATTTACATGCGCGCCTGGAAAATGAGATTGAAAGGGATCACTGTTTTCCGAGATGGATGCAAGCCACAAGTGATGAATGCGGGGACGAGTTGTGAAGTTTGTGTGAGTTGA
- a CDS encoding DUF1624 domain-containing protein has translation MSTKILDHIPTDHLKRYPSIDIFRGVAIFTMLCANSAAESLAAPHSYLIRIYGSFAAPIFVFLAGFMVGIGSKKHPPLYFLKRALEIFAVAALIDWLIWRIVPFTTFDVLYLTAFGILVSAILLKTNVGVRIFFMIICFAMGPILQHFVGYRTGVNEHSLVDPASPPLPTGMMWWFKSWLVDGWFPVFPWLGFTMAGSLVYSHGAVFSKMWRIFFPLGIISFLGGITWMYYHRPGDEGREGYSELFYPAGIPYLCAALGAIIIGVTMMQFFKPRYGLQLLRYLGSASLFVYIVHSAIISFVLDEYCTNYPTKQFLILYVCFALLMITLCAILFELKKRSWWKKLPWPLHFLLGG, from the coding sequence ATGTCAACAAAGATTCTCGATCACATCCCAACAGATCATCTCAAACGATATCCTTCCATTGATATTTTTCGCGGCGTTGCCATTTTCACTATGCTGTGCGCAAATTCAGCGGCAGAAAGTTTAGCGGCGCCTCACAGTTATCTCATTCGCATTTACGGATCGTTCGCTGCTCCAATATTTGTTTTCCTCGCTGGATTCATGGTTGGCATCGGATCAAAAAAACATCCGCCACTTTATTTTCTGAAACGTGCGTTGGAAATTTTTGCAGTAGCTGCACTCATCGACTGGCTCATCTGGAGAATAGTTCCGTTCACCACGTTCGATGTTTTATATCTCACCGCATTCGGAATTCTTGTTAGCGCGATTCTTTTGAAAACAAATGTTGGTGTAAGAATTTTTTTTATGATCATCTGTTTTGCAATGGGACCAATTCTCCAGCACTTCGTTGGATATCGCACGGGCGTGAATGAACATTCGCTCGTCGATCCGGCATCCCCGCCGCTTCCAACAGGAATGATGTGGTGGTTCAAGAGCTGGCTCGTGGATGGATGGTTCCCTGTTTTTCCGTGGCTCGGATTCACCATGGCAGGATCGCTCGTCTATTCACATGGTGCTGTGTTCTCGAAAATGTGGAGAATATTTTTCCCTCTCGGAATTATTTCTTTTCTCGGTGGAATAACATGGATGTATTATCATCGTCCCGGCGACGAAGGGCGTGAAGGATACAGTGAATTATTTTATCCTGCAGGAATTCCATACTTGTGCGCTGCACTCGGTGCGATCATTATCGGAGTAACGATGATGCAGTTTTTCAAACCACGCTATGGATTGCAATTGCTCCGCTATCTCGGCTCTGCAAGTTTGTTCGTGTACATCGTTCACTCGGCCATCATTTCATTTGTGCTCGATGAATACTGCACGAATTATCCTACCAAACAATTTCTGATTCTCTATGTTTGTTTCGCACTGTTAATGATCACGCTCTGCGCGATACTTTTTGAACTGAAGAAGAGAAGCTGGTGGAAAAAACTCCCGTGGCCGTTACATTTTCTATTGGGAGGATAG